Proteins from a single region of Apium graveolens cultivar Ventura chromosome 7, ASM990537v1, whole genome shotgun sequence:
- the LOC141672344 gene encoding histone H3.3-like, with product MARTKQTARKSIGGKVPRKPLTHKVARMRAPTTGAYRKPHRYRPGTVALREIRKYQKTTELLILKLPFQRLVREIAQGIKSDLRFQSHAVLALQEASEAYLVGLFHDANLCLIHAKRVTIMPKDIQLARRIRGECA from the exons atGGCTCGTACCAAGCAAACTGCTCGTAAATCTATTGGAGGAAAGGTTCCTCGAAAGCCGCTCACACACAAG GTTGCTCGTATGCGTGCTCCAACAACTGGTGCCTATAGGAAGCCACATAGATACCGCCCTGGAACAGTTGCCCTTCG TGAGATCCGTAAGTATCAGAAGACTACTGAGCTTTTGATATTAAAACTTCCATTCCAGAGGCTTGTACGTGAAATTGCTCAAGGAATTAAG AGTGATTTGCGTTTCCAGAGCCATGCAGTCCTGGCTCTACAGGAGGCATCGGAGGCCTACCTGGTAGGCCTATTCCATGATGCCAACTTGTGTTTAATTCATGCTAAGCGGGTGACAATAATGCCAAAGGACATTCAGCTGGCAAGGAGGATCCGCGGAGAGTGTGCTTAA